In Novosphingobium resinovorum, the following are encoded in one genomic region:
- a CDS encoding ThuA domain-containing protein — protein sequence MSEAEGAHPPRINCVLICGGVWHDMDFARLELLKLLAEDPSVRTRVFEDYENLDALRQADILITYTCDVTPSLAAQEVLRDWLKAGGRWHALHGTNSVLRLLSEGPDKGLWDAPRWAPLFMDMLGSQFISHPPIAPYTVTVADPGHPLVAGIEPFETTDELYHMETHGHLHVLLETDCTVEGTGFVEAADALGKQPVMYLKDHGKGAVLYNTLGHCRGHYDLQPMLDWWPTVDRCAWDLPVFYELLRRGIAWLKQSGK from the coding sequence ATGAGTGAGGCTGAAGGCGCGCATCCTCCGCGCATAAACTGCGTCCTCATCTGCGGCGGCGTGTGGCACGACATGGACTTCGCGCGGCTGGAGCTTCTCAAGCTCCTCGCCGAAGACCCCAGCGTGCGCACCCGCGTGTTCGAGGATTATGAGAACCTCGACGCACTGCGGCAGGCGGACATCCTCATCACCTATACCTGCGACGTCACGCCCTCGCTGGCGGCGCAGGAGGTGCTGCGCGACTGGCTGAAGGCGGGCGGGCGCTGGCATGCGCTGCACGGCACCAACTCGGTGCTGCGCCTGCTGTCCGAAGGGCCGGACAAGGGCCTGTGGGACGCCCCGCGCTGGGCACCGCTGTTCATGGACATGCTGGGTTCGCAGTTCATCTCGCACCCGCCGATCGCGCCTTACACGGTGACCGTGGCCGATCCCGGCCATCCGCTGGTGGCGGGCATCGAGCCGTTCGAGACGACCGACGAACTCTACCACATGGAGACGCACGGTCACCTGCACGTCCTGCTGGAGACCGACTGCACGGTCGAGGGCACCGGCTTCGTCGAGGCGGCCGATGCGCTGGGCAAGCAGCCGGTGATGTACCTCAAGGACCACGGCAAGGGCGCCGTACTCTACAACACGCTGGGGCACTGCCGGGGGCACTACGACCTCCAGCCGATGCTCGACTGGTGGCCTACGGTGGACCGCTGCGCCTGGGATCTCCCGGTGTTCTACGAATTGCTGCGCCGGGGCATCGCCTGGCTCAAGCAGAGCGGGAAGTGA
- a CDS encoding nuclear transport factor 2 family protein, producing the protein MTLEDLIAREEIRQLRVDYSTAFDSMDEAAVRRNFADDILCEFPEPYEGVEAVLGLYRQHWKHLRAPLETLHYVANHAIELTGSDTAHGHCLLLDLVTRQHAGSAIVTPGGEANPLLLIGRYDDHYVRQDGRWKFARIALTILWPTRSDKTGALPFKVD; encoded by the coding sequence ATGACTCTTGAAGACCTGATCGCACGCGAGGAAATCCGCCAGCTTCGCGTGGATTACTCGACCGCCTTCGACTCGATGGACGAGGCTGCGGTGCGCCGCAATTTCGCCGACGACATCCTATGCGAGTTTCCGGAGCCCTACGAAGGCGTCGAGGCGGTGCTCGGCCTCTATCGCCAGCACTGGAAGCACCTGCGCGCGCCGCTAGAGACGCTGCATTACGTCGCCAATCACGCCATCGAGCTGACGGGATCTGACACCGCTCACGGGCATTGCCTGTTGCTGGACCTCGTCACCCGCCAGCATGCGGGCTCGGCCATCGTCACGCCGGGCGGGGAGGCGAACCCGCTGCTGCTGATTGGTCGCTACGACGACCATTACGTCCGGCAGGACGGCCGCTGGAAGTTCGCACGGATTGCGCTCACCATCCTGTGGCCGACGCGGTCGGATAAAACCGGAGCGCTTCCGTTCAAGGTCGATTGA